One part of the Glycine soja cultivar W05 chromosome 11, ASM419377v2, whole genome shotgun sequence genome encodes these proteins:
- the LOC114372901 gene encoding cold-responsive protein kinase 1-like, with amino-acid sequence MILQQIIKLLTLTLIWWSSINVECAVAGTRDTRVINSGCSTINASNPGSFFGNVNETISELRGEIRNQSLHFGTSLKSKGDVNTYTMFQCRNYLSRNDCLACINTASTQIRDICKKANGARLIYNDCFLRYESERFYQQTNEIGGGVTCGNKSTNATGFREVGQQALLDLQKATPKIKGFYAATKTQVAGGSANIYAIAQCVETASPQKCLDCMQVGYNNLQSCLPSTDGSAYDAGCFMRFSTTPFFADNQTINIRPYLKEGGSSKKWAIIGGVVGGVVLLLVLFAWRLFTKPKRAPKADILGATELKGPVSFKYKDLKAATKNFSADNKLGEGGFGAVYKGTLKNGKVVAVKKLMLGKSSKMEDDFESEVKLISNVHHRNLVRLLGCCSRGPERILVYEYMANSSLDKFLFGSKKGSLNWKQRYDIILGTARGLAYLHEEFHVSIIHRDIKTGNILLDDYLQPKIADFGLARLLPRDRSHLSTKFAGTLGYTAPEYAMQGQLSEKADTYSYGIVVLEILSGQKSTNVKVDDEGREYLLQRAWKLYERGMQLELVDKDIDPNEYDAEEAKKIIEIALLCTQASAAARPTMSELIVLLKSKSLVEHLRPTMPVFVETNMMNQEGGSSPGTSNATISISVLSAR; translated from the exons atGATACTGCAGCAGATTATTAAGCTCCTGACCTTAACTTTGATATGGTGGAGCAGTATTAATGTTGAATGTGCAGTTGCGGGGACACGCGACACACGTGTGATAAACTCTGGATGCAGCACAATCAACGCTTCCAACCCGGGTAGTTTCTTTGGGAATGTCAATGAGACAATCTCAGAGCTGAGAGGAGAAATTAGGAACCAAAGCTTGCACTTTGGCACATCATTGAAATCCAAAGGAGATGTCAATACATATACTATGTTTCAATGCAGAAACTATCTCTCCAGAAATGACTGTCTTGCTTGCATCAACACTGCCTCCACCCAAATCCGGGATATATGCAAAAAAGCCAACGGCGCAAGACTCATCTACAATGACTGCTTCCTCAG GTATGAGAGTGAGAGGTTCTACCAACAGACCAACGAAATCGGTGGTGGGGTAACATGTGGGAACAAGAGCACAAATGCCACAGGTTTTAGAGAAGTTGGACAACAAGCACTACTGGACCTACAAAAAGCAACACCTAAAATTAAAGGTTTCTATGCAGCTACTAAGACACAGGTGGCTGGTGGTAGTGCAAATATTTATGCCATTGCACAGTGTGTTGAAACTGCTTCCCCACAGAAATGCCTGGATTGCATGCAAGTTGGATACAACAACTTACAAAGTTGCCTTCCCAGCACAGATGGTTCAGCATATGATGCTGGCTGTTTCATGAGATTCTCCACCACACCGTTCTTTGCTGATAATCAAACCATTAATATCAGACCCTATTTAAAAGAAg GAGGTTCAAGCAAGAAGTGGGCCATTATAGGTGGCGTCGTAGGAGGTGTTGTTCTCCTCCTTGTGTTGTTTGCCTGGAGATTGTTTACAAAACCAAAGAGAGCTCCCAAAG CTGACATATTGGGAGCAACTGAGTTGAAAGGTCCAGTTAGCTTCAAGTATAAAGATTTGAAAGCtgcaacaaaaaatttcagtgCTGATAATAAACTTGGAGAAGGAGGTTTTGGTGCTGTATACAAG GGTACTCTGAAAAATGGAAAAGTTGTTGCTGTGAAGAAACTAATGTTGGGGAAATCAAGCAAGATGGAGGATGATTTTGAAAGTGAAGTGAAGCTTATAAGTAATGTTCATCATCGGAATCTCGTTAGACTTCTTGGTTGTTGCAGCAGAGGCCCCGAGAGAATCCTAGTTTATGAATATATGGCAAATAGCAGCCTTGACAAATTCTTATTTG GTTCCAAAAAAGGTTCCCTCAATTGGAAACAACGTTATGATATAATTTTGGGCACAGCAAGGGGACTAGCATATCTACATGAGGAGTTCCATGTGTCCATCATTCATAGAGATATAAAGACCGGTAATATCCTTCTAGATGATTATCTCCAGCCCAAAATTGCAGATTTTGGGTTGGCAAGGCTTTTGCCAAGGGATCGTTCACATCTCAGCACAAAATTTGCTGGAACAct GGGATACACAGCACCTGAATATGCAATGCAAGGTCAATTATCAGAGAAAGCCGATACCTACAGTTATGGTATTGTGGTCCTAGAAATCTTAAGTGGTCAAAAGAGTACCAATGTAAAGGTTGATGACGAGGGTCGCGAGTACCTTCTTCAACGA GCATGGAAACTGTATGAGAGAGGCATGCAGTTGGAGCTTGTGGACAAGGACATAGACCCCAATGAATATGATGCAGAAGAAGCgaagaaaatcattgaaatTGCTTTATTATGCACTCAAGCATCAGCTGCAGCCAGGCCAACAATGTCTGAATTAATAGTTCTACTCAAAAGCAAGAGCTTAGTGGAGCACCTTCGACCAACTATGCCGGTGTTTGTTGAAACGAATATGATGAATCAGGAAGGTGGCAGCTCTCCTGGTACATCTAATGCTACTATCTCCATTTCCGTTCTATCGGCCAGATGA